In Carbonactinospora thermoautotrophica, the genomic stretch ACCGGGTGGCAGGGCGGTGGCGCACCTGAACCCTTGGGGTCCCTGTGTCGCTCCTGTGTCAAGCGGCCCTGAGGGGGCCACGATGGTGAGCGGCCTTTTCGATGGTTGGCGAGCGGCCTTTTTGGCGGTTCCCCCGCGTATCATCGTCCCCGTTGTACCCCGATAAGGTGAACGCCCGACAGCGGCCGGGTGGTTCACTGCCGTACGCGAGCCGCGTGCCCGCGTGGGAGGGAGTTGGATGAACTCCGGACACGCCTTTGCGAGGGCCACGGGCGAGCCGCCCGGCCCGAACCAGCAGTCCGGGGGACTCTCCGAGCGTGACCGGCGGATCCTCGACTTCGAACGGCAGTGGTGGCGGTCCGCGGGCGCCAAGGAGCAGCGCATCCGGGAACTGTTCGACATGTCGGCGACCCGCTACTACCAGGTGCTGAACGCCCTGCTCGACCGCCCGGAGGCCCTGGCCTATGATCCGATGCTCGTCAAGCGGCTACGCCGGATCCGATCGACCCGGCGGCGCGCCCGTTCCGCCCGTCGGCGGGTGACCTGAGGTCTGATCAGCCATGGCTGACGTGGAACCCGGGCCCCACCACGAGCAGCCGGGCCATCCAGCGGTGCTCCGCGGGGTGGGTGCCTCGGTCACGGCCGTGCTCGGAGTCTTCGCCCTGGTCGGCCTGCTCATCGTGGCGTTCGGCCGTCCCCTCCCGCCCGGCGGGGCCGCCGCGTTCCAGCGGCCCAAGCCGGACGGGCCGACTGCCCAGCCGCCCGCGTCGCGGCCGGCCGGCCCGTCCCCCCTCGGCGCCGCGATCGTCATGCCTCCGACCGTGTCGCCGCTGGCCAGCACGGCCGAGACGCCCACGCCCAAGGGGTACGTGGTGGTGTACAACCAGACCCGGCACCGCGGCCTCGGCACCCGGGTGGCCGCCGATCTGGAGCGCGCCGGCTGGCGGGTGGTCCGGGTCGGCAACTGGGTCGGCAACGTGCCGGCCACCACCGTTTACCACCCGGAGGGCATGCGGATGGAGGCGCTCGCGCTGCGGGACGACTTCCCGCACATCAGCCGCGTCCGCCCCGCGTTCCCCGGCATACCGGACAACGCGCTCACCGTGATCCTCGCCAAGGACTACCCGGCCACCCTCGGGGACGATGCGCCCTAGGTGTGCCGTTCGGTGAGGTTGGCGACGCGGGGGAAGGCGCTTCGCGCCGGTCCGACACCCGCTCCGGTCACCTCCCCAGGGCGGCGGTTTCGTCCCGCGGCTGTGTCGTCTTCGAAGCTGTCTCCGAAGCCGTCTCCGGCGTCGTCTGCCGGGCCCGGGCCTGCTCGCGCTCGCGCCGCTCGACCTCGGCGCGGACCAGCGGCAGCAGGTGGCGGCCGTAGTCGATCGCGTCGTCGTACGGGTCGTAGCCGCGGATCAACAAGGTGGTCACGCCGATGTCCACGTAGTCGAGCAGCGCCTGCGCGACGGTCTCCGGCGTGCCGACCAGGGCTGTGGAGTTGCCGGGCGCCCCGGTCGCCGCGGCGAGCGGGGTCCACAGGGCGCGATCGTGCCGCTCGCCCTTGGCGGCCACGGCCAGCAGCCGCTGGGATCCGACGTTCTGCGGCTGGCCGTCGGGGCCCCTGCGGTCGCGGATGAAGTCCTCCTCGCCCGTGTACCCGCTTCGGATCTTGTGGAGGATCCGGTGAGCGCGTTCCCAGGCGAGTTCCTCGGTGGGGCCGAGGATTGGCCGGAAGGAGACGCTGAACCGGGGCGGGGTGGTGCGGCCCTGCGCCGCGGCGGCGGCGCGCACCGCCGCCATCTGCTGCGCGGTCTCGGCGAGCGGCTCGCCCCACAGGGCGAAGACGTCGGCGTGCTTGCCGCCCACCCGGTAGGCCGCTTCGGAGGAGCCGCCGAAGTAGATGGGGATGCGCGGCTGCTGCGCCGGGCGGACGGCGCTGACGAAGTCCTCCAGTCGGTAGAAGCGGCCCTCGTGGTCGAACGGCTCCTCGGATGTCCACGCCTTCTTGAGGATCTCCAGGTACTCGTCGGTGCGGGCGTACCGGTCGTCCTTGCTCAGGTAGTCGCCGTCCCGGCGCTGCTCCGCGTCGCTGCCGCCGGTGATGGCGTGCAGGGCGATCCGCCCGCCGGAGAACTGGTCCAGGGTGGCGAAGGCCCGCGCGGCCACGGTGGGGGCCATGAACCCGGGCCGGTGCGCGACCAGGAACCCCAGCCGGTCGGTGTGGGCGGCGGCGTAGGCGGCCACCTGCAGTCCGTCCGGCCGGGACGAGCTGTAGCCGATCAGCACCCGGTCGAAGCCGGCGTCCTCGTAGGCGCGGGCGAACCGGCGCACGAAGTCCGGGTCCACGACC encodes the following:
- a CDS encoding DUF3263 domain-containing protein, producing the protein MNSGHAFARATGEPPGPNQQSGGLSERDRRILDFERQWWRSAGAKEQRIRELFDMSATRYYQVLNALLDRPEALAYDPMLVKRLRRIRSTRRRARSARRRVT
- a CDS encoding LytR C-terminal domain-containing protein; this encodes MADVEPGPHHEQPGHPAVLRGVGASVTAVLGVFALVGLLIVAFGRPLPPGGAAAFQRPKPDGPTAQPPASRPAGPSPLGAAIVMPPTVSPLASTAETPTPKGYVVVYNQTRHRGLGTRVAADLERAGWRVVRVGNWVGNVPATTVYHPEGMRMEALALRDDFPHISRVRPAFPGIPDNALTVILAKDYPATLGDDAP
- a CDS encoding LLM class flavin-dependent oxidoreductase; this translates as MPVEFIGMIATQEASEIKRRPGPVVDPDFVRRFARAYEDAGFDRVLIGYSSSRPDGLQVAAYAAAHTDRLGFLVAHRPGFMAPTVAARAFATLDQFSGGRIALHAITGGSDAEQRRDGDYLSKDDRYARTDEYLEILKKAWTSEEPFDHEGRFYRLEDFVSAVRPAQQPRIPIYFGGSSEAAYRVGGKHADVFALWGEPLAETAQQMAAVRAAAAAQGRTTPPRFSVSFRPILGPTEELAWERAHRILHKIRSGYTGEEDFIRDRRGPDGQPQNVGSQRLLAVAAKGERHDRALWTPLAAATGAPGNSTALVGTPETVAQALLDYVDIGVTTLLIRGYDPYDDAIDYGRHLLPLVRAEVERREREQARARQTTPETASETASKTTQPRDETAALGR